A region from the Spea bombifrons isolate aSpeBom1 chromosome 7, aSpeBom1.2.pri, whole genome shotgun sequence genome encodes:
- the ADARB1 gene encoding double-stranded RNA-specific editase 1 isoform X2 produces the protein MAEERIRLRQSRSMQKYFTMDVDDEENMSSSSTDVKENRNMEGVSPKDGNGQATREGTQLSNGGEGSKSRKRPLEEGNNGHSKFRPKKRKKTPGPVLPKNALMQLNEIKPGLQYKLLSQTGPVHAPVFIMTVEVNGQAFEGSGPTKKKAKLHAAEKALRSFVQFPNASEAHLAMGRTLSVNTDFTSDQADFPETLFNGFEKQEQSENAFFLGSNGNESFNSVSDYSMSLSGSSNLIQSPLPTPSLFPPTSGKNPVMILNELRPGLKYDFVSESGESHAKNFVMSVTVDNQTFEGSGRNKKLAKARAAQSALASLFNMYLDQTPSRQPIPSEGLQLHLPQVLADAVARLVVDKFSELTDNFTSPHARRKVLAGIVMTTGTDVKDAQVVCVSTGTKCINGEYMSDRGLALNDCHAEIVARRSLLRFLYSQLELFLSTKEDQQKSIFMKSERGGFKLKENVQFHLYISTSPCGDARIFSPHEAAQEDQGDRHPNRKARGQLRTKIESGEGTIPVRSSVTIQTWDGVLQGERLLTMSCSDKIARWNIVGIQGSLFSLFIEPVYFSSIILGSLYHGDHLSRAVYQRIADIEDLPPLYSLNKPLLSGISNAEARQPGKAPSFSVNWTMGDLGLEVINATTGKDEMGRASRLCKHALYSRWMRIYAKLSSSLRFKIGKPNSYHDTKQSATEYQTAKECIFKAFQKAGLGAWVQKPIEQDQFSLTI, from the exons ATGGCAGAAG AACGAATCCGTCTTCGTCAATCGAGAAGTatgcaaaaatatttcacaatggATGTGGATGATGAAGAGAATATGA GTTCGAGCAGCACCGATGTTAAAGAAAACCGTAACATGGAAGGAGTATCCCCAAAGGATGGCAATGGCCAAGCTACCAGGGAGGGGACTCAGCTTTCCAATGGGGGTGAGGGAAGCAAAAGTAGAAAAAGACCATTGGAAGAAGGCAATAATGGCCATTCCAAATTCCGCCctaagaagaggaagaaaacaCCAGGGCCTGTCCTGCCAAAGAATGCTCTTATGCAGCTTAATGAAATTAAGCCTGGCTTACAGTATAAACTTCTCTCTCAAACTGGACCAGTACATGCACCAGTATTTATTATGACTGTGGAAGTCAATGGTCAAGCTTTTGAAGGTTCTGGACCAACAAAGAAGAAAGCCAAACTTCACGCTGCAGAAAAGGCCTTGAGGTCGTTTGTCCAGTTTCCAAATGCATCAGAAGCTCACCTAGCAATGGGTAGAACCCTCTCTGTAAACACAGATTTTACCTCCGACCAAGCAGACTTTCCAGAAACTCTTTTTAATGGTTTTGAGAAGCAAGAACAGtctgaaaatgcattttttcttgGATCCAATGGTAATGAATCGTTTAATTCTGTTAGTGACTACAGCATGTCTCTGTCAGGATCAAGTAACCTAATACAGTCTCCACTTCCAACGCCTTCTCTGTTCCCACCAACAAGTGGGAAGAACCCTGTAATGATTTTAAATGAGCTGCGCCCCGGCCTAAAATATGATTTTGTCTCAGAGAGTGGAGAAAGCCACGCCAAGAACTTTGTAATGTCAGTAACTGTGGACAATCAGACTTTTGAAGGATCTGGAAGGAATAAGAAGCTTGCGAAGGCAAGAGCAGCTCAGTCGGCTCTTGCCTCTCTCTTCAACATGTATTTGGATCAGACCCCCTCCCGACAACCTATTCCTAGTGAAGGACTACAATTACATTTACCACAG GTTCTAGCTGATGCTGTAGCCCGTTTGGTTGTAGATAAATTCAGTGAATTGACAGACAACTTCACATCACCTCATGCAAGGAGAAAAGTTCTTGCAGGAATTGTCATGACAacag GGACGGACGTGAAAGATGCCCAGGTTGTTTGTGTTTCTACTGGTACGAAATGCATCAATGGAGAATATATGAGTGACCGTGGTCTTGCTCTGAATGACTGCCATGCAGAAATTGTTGCCCGGAGGTCCCTGCTTAGGTTTCTCTACAGTCAACTTGAATTATTTTTAAG CACTAAAGAAGATCAGCAAAAGTCAATATTCATGAAGTCAGAGAGGGGTGGATTCAAATTAAAAGAGAATGTGCAGTTCCATCTGTACATTAGTACATCACCATGCGGAGATGCTCGAATTTTCTCACCACATGAAGCTGCACAGGAAG ACCAGGGGGATCGACACCCAAACCGCAAGGCAAGAGGGCAGCTTCGGACCAAGATTGAGTCTGGAGAAGGAACTATCCCAGTCCGTTCAAGTGTCACTATTCAGACATGGGATGGTGTTTTGCAAGGGGAAAGGTTGCTTACAATGTCTTGCAGTGACAAGATTGCCAG GTGGAACATTGTAGGCATTCAAGGATCTCTCTTTAGTCTGTTTATCGAACCAGTTTACTTCTCAAGTATTATCTTGGGCAGCCTGTACCATGGTGACCACCTCTCGAGAGCAGTCTACCAGAGAATTGCAGATATAGAAGACCTTCCACCTCTGTATTCCCTTAATAAGCCTCTTCTAAGTG GAATAAGTAATGCAGAAGCACGCCAGCCTGGTAAGGCTCCAAGTTTCAGTGTCAATTGGACGATGGGAGACTTAGGCCTTGAAGTTATTAATGCCACTACTGGGAAAGATGAAATGGGTCGTGCCTCGCGTCTTTGCAAGCATGCATTGTACAGCAGATGGATGCGTATTTATGCAAAG CTTTCTTCCAGCCTAAGGTTCAAAATTGGGAAACCTAACTCATACCATGACACCAAGCAGTCAGCCACAGAATATCAAACAGCAAAGGAGTGCATCTTCAAAGCATTTCAGAAGGCAGGCCTTGGAGCATGGGTACAAAAGCCTATAGAACAGGACCAGTTTTCTCTCACTATTTAA
- the ADARB1 gene encoding double-stranded RNA-specific editase 1 isoform X1, whose translation MASLLAGASNMGSFFCLVRRRYKRRRKKRSERRGIVVTNMAEERIRLRQSRSMQKYFTMDVDDEENMSSSSTDVKENRNMEGVSPKDGNGQATREGTQLSNGGEGSKSRKRPLEEGNNGHSKFRPKKRKKTPGPVLPKNALMQLNEIKPGLQYKLLSQTGPVHAPVFIMTVEVNGQAFEGSGPTKKKAKLHAAEKALRSFVQFPNASEAHLAMGRTLSVNTDFTSDQADFPETLFNGFEKQEQSENAFFLGSNGNESFNSVSDYSMSLSGSSNLIQSPLPTPSLFPPTSGKNPVMILNELRPGLKYDFVSESGESHAKNFVMSVTVDNQTFEGSGRNKKLAKARAAQSALASLFNMYLDQTPSRQPIPSEGLQLHLPQVLADAVARLVVDKFSELTDNFTSPHARRKVLAGIVMTTGTDVKDAQVVCVSTGTKCINGEYMSDRGLALNDCHAEIVARRSLLRFLYSQLELFLSTKEDQQKSIFMKSERGGFKLKENVQFHLYISTSPCGDARIFSPHEAAQEDQGDRHPNRKARGQLRTKIESGEGTIPVRSSVTIQTWDGVLQGERLLTMSCSDKIARWNIVGIQGSLFSLFIEPVYFSSIILGSLYHGDHLSRAVYQRIADIEDLPPLYSLNKPLLSGISNAEARQPGKAPSFSVNWTMGDLGLEVINATTGKDEMGRASRLCKHALYSRWMRIYAKLSSSLRFKIGKPNSYHDTKQSATEYQTAKECIFKAFQKAGLGAWVQKPIEQDQFSLTI comes from the exons ATGGCATCTCTGCTGGCAGGTGCTTCCAATATGGGGAGCTTCTTTTGTCTTGTCCGACGTCGCTATAAAAGAAGACGCAAGAAACGTTCTGAAAGAAGAG GCATTGTCGTTACAAATATGGCAGAAG AACGAATCCGTCTTCGTCAATCGAGAAGTatgcaaaaatatttcacaatggATGTGGATGATGAAGAGAATATGA GTTCGAGCAGCACCGATGTTAAAGAAAACCGTAACATGGAAGGAGTATCCCCAAAGGATGGCAATGGCCAAGCTACCAGGGAGGGGACTCAGCTTTCCAATGGGGGTGAGGGAAGCAAAAGTAGAAAAAGACCATTGGAAGAAGGCAATAATGGCCATTCCAAATTCCGCCctaagaagaggaagaaaacaCCAGGGCCTGTCCTGCCAAAGAATGCTCTTATGCAGCTTAATGAAATTAAGCCTGGCTTACAGTATAAACTTCTCTCTCAAACTGGACCAGTACATGCACCAGTATTTATTATGACTGTGGAAGTCAATGGTCAAGCTTTTGAAGGTTCTGGACCAACAAAGAAGAAAGCCAAACTTCACGCTGCAGAAAAGGCCTTGAGGTCGTTTGTCCAGTTTCCAAATGCATCAGAAGCTCACCTAGCAATGGGTAGAACCCTCTCTGTAAACACAGATTTTACCTCCGACCAAGCAGACTTTCCAGAAACTCTTTTTAATGGTTTTGAGAAGCAAGAACAGtctgaaaatgcattttttcttgGATCCAATGGTAATGAATCGTTTAATTCTGTTAGTGACTACAGCATGTCTCTGTCAGGATCAAGTAACCTAATACAGTCTCCACTTCCAACGCCTTCTCTGTTCCCACCAACAAGTGGGAAGAACCCTGTAATGATTTTAAATGAGCTGCGCCCCGGCCTAAAATATGATTTTGTCTCAGAGAGTGGAGAAAGCCACGCCAAGAACTTTGTAATGTCAGTAACTGTGGACAATCAGACTTTTGAAGGATCTGGAAGGAATAAGAAGCTTGCGAAGGCAAGAGCAGCTCAGTCGGCTCTTGCCTCTCTCTTCAACATGTATTTGGATCAGACCCCCTCCCGACAACCTATTCCTAGTGAAGGACTACAATTACATTTACCACAG GTTCTAGCTGATGCTGTAGCCCGTTTGGTTGTAGATAAATTCAGTGAATTGACAGACAACTTCACATCACCTCATGCAAGGAGAAAAGTTCTTGCAGGAATTGTCATGACAacag GGACGGACGTGAAAGATGCCCAGGTTGTTTGTGTTTCTACTGGTACGAAATGCATCAATGGAGAATATATGAGTGACCGTGGTCTTGCTCTGAATGACTGCCATGCAGAAATTGTTGCCCGGAGGTCCCTGCTTAGGTTTCTCTACAGTCAACTTGAATTATTTTTAAG CACTAAAGAAGATCAGCAAAAGTCAATATTCATGAAGTCAGAGAGGGGTGGATTCAAATTAAAAGAGAATGTGCAGTTCCATCTGTACATTAGTACATCACCATGCGGAGATGCTCGAATTTTCTCACCACATGAAGCTGCACAGGAAG ACCAGGGGGATCGACACCCAAACCGCAAGGCAAGAGGGCAGCTTCGGACCAAGATTGAGTCTGGAGAAGGAACTATCCCAGTCCGTTCAAGTGTCACTATTCAGACATGGGATGGTGTTTTGCAAGGGGAAAGGTTGCTTACAATGTCTTGCAGTGACAAGATTGCCAG GTGGAACATTGTAGGCATTCAAGGATCTCTCTTTAGTCTGTTTATCGAACCAGTTTACTTCTCAAGTATTATCTTGGGCAGCCTGTACCATGGTGACCACCTCTCGAGAGCAGTCTACCAGAGAATTGCAGATATAGAAGACCTTCCACCTCTGTATTCCCTTAATAAGCCTCTTCTAAGTG GAATAAGTAATGCAGAAGCACGCCAGCCTGGTAAGGCTCCAAGTTTCAGTGTCAATTGGACGATGGGAGACTTAGGCCTTGAAGTTATTAATGCCACTACTGGGAAAGATGAAATGGGTCGTGCCTCGCGTCTTTGCAAGCATGCATTGTACAGCAGATGGATGCGTATTTATGCAAAG CTTTCTTCCAGCCTAAGGTTCAAAATTGGGAAACCTAACTCATACCATGACACCAAGCAGTCAGCCACAGAATATCAAACAGCAAAGGAGTGCATCTTCAAAGCATTTCAGAAGGCAGGCCTTGGAGCATGGGTACAAAAGCCTATAGAACAGGACCAGTTTTCTCTCACTATTTAA
- the ADARB1 gene encoding double-stranded RNA-specific editase 1 isoform X3 — MQKYFTMDVDDEENMSSSSTDVKENRNMEGVSPKDGNGQATREGTQLSNGGEGSKSRKRPLEEGNNGHSKFRPKKRKKTPGPVLPKNALMQLNEIKPGLQYKLLSQTGPVHAPVFIMTVEVNGQAFEGSGPTKKKAKLHAAEKALRSFVQFPNASEAHLAMGRTLSVNTDFTSDQADFPETLFNGFEKQEQSENAFFLGSNGNESFNSVSDYSMSLSGSSNLIQSPLPTPSLFPPTSGKNPVMILNELRPGLKYDFVSESGESHAKNFVMSVTVDNQTFEGSGRNKKLAKARAAQSALASLFNMYLDQTPSRQPIPSEGLQLHLPQVLADAVARLVVDKFSELTDNFTSPHARRKVLAGIVMTTGTDVKDAQVVCVSTGTKCINGEYMSDRGLALNDCHAEIVARRSLLRFLYSQLELFLSTKEDQQKSIFMKSERGGFKLKENVQFHLYISTSPCGDARIFSPHEAAQEDQGDRHPNRKARGQLRTKIESGEGTIPVRSSVTIQTWDGVLQGERLLTMSCSDKIARWNIVGIQGSLFSLFIEPVYFSSIILGSLYHGDHLSRAVYQRIADIEDLPPLYSLNKPLLSGISNAEARQPGKAPSFSVNWTMGDLGLEVINATTGKDEMGRASRLCKHALYSRWMRIYAKLSSSLRFKIGKPNSYHDTKQSATEYQTAKECIFKAFQKAGLGAWVQKPIEQDQFSLTI; from the exons atgcaaaaatatttcacaatggATGTGGATGATGAAGAGAATATGA GTTCGAGCAGCACCGATGTTAAAGAAAACCGTAACATGGAAGGAGTATCCCCAAAGGATGGCAATGGCCAAGCTACCAGGGAGGGGACTCAGCTTTCCAATGGGGGTGAGGGAAGCAAAAGTAGAAAAAGACCATTGGAAGAAGGCAATAATGGCCATTCCAAATTCCGCCctaagaagaggaagaaaacaCCAGGGCCTGTCCTGCCAAAGAATGCTCTTATGCAGCTTAATGAAATTAAGCCTGGCTTACAGTATAAACTTCTCTCTCAAACTGGACCAGTACATGCACCAGTATTTATTATGACTGTGGAAGTCAATGGTCAAGCTTTTGAAGGTTCTGGACCAACAAAGAAGAAAGCCAAACTTCACGCTGCAGAAAAGGCCTTGAGGTCGTTTGTCCAGTTTCCAAATGCATCAGAAGCTCACCTAGCAATGGGTAGAACCCTCTCTGTAAACACAGATTTTACCTCCGACCAAGCAGACTTTCCAGAAACTCTTTTTAATGGTTTTGAGAAGCAAGAACAGtctgaaaatgcattttttcttgGATCCAATGGTAATGAATCGTTTAATTCTGTTAGTGACTACAGCATGTCTCTGTCAGGATCAAGTAACCTAATACAGTCTCCACTTCCAACGCCTTCTCTGTTCCCACCAACAAGTGGGAAGAACCCTGTAATGATTTTAAATGAGCTGCGCCCCGGCCTAAAATATGATTTTGTCTCAGAGAGTGGAGAAAGCCACGCCAAGAACTTTGTAATGTCAGTAACTGTGGACAATCAGACTTTTGAAGGATCTGGAAGGAATAAGAAGCTTGCGAAGGCAAGAGCAGCTCAGTCGGCTCTTGCCTCTCTCTTCAACATGTATTTGGATCAGACCCCCTCCCGACAACCTATTCCTAGTGAAGGACTACAATTACATTTACCACAG GTTCTAGCTGATGCTGTAGCCCGTTTGGTTGTAGATAAATTCAGTGAATTGACAGACAACTTCACATCACCTCATGCAAGGAGAAAAGTTCTTGCAGGAATTGTCATGACAacag GGACGGACGTGAAAGATGCCCAGGTTGTTTGTGTTTCTACTGGTACGAAATGCATCAATGGAGAATATATGAGTGACCGTGGTCTTGCTCTGAATGACTGCCATGCAGAAATTGTTGCCCGGAGGTCCCTGCTTAGGTTTCTCTACAGTCAACTTGAATTATTTTTAAG CACTAAAGAAGATCAGCAAAAGTCAATATTCATGAAGTCAGAGAGGGGTGGATTCAAATTAAAAGAGAATGTGCAGTTCCATCTGTACATTAGTACATCACCATGCGGAGATGCTCGAATTTTCTCACCACATGAAGCTGCACAGGAAG ACCAGGGGGATCGACACCCAAACCGCAAGGCAAGAGGGCAGCTTCGGACCAAGATTGAGTCTGGAGAAGGAACTATCCCAGTCCGTTCAAGTGTCACTATTCAGACATGGGATGGTGTTTTGCAAGGGGAAAGGTTGCTTACAATGTCTTGCAGTGACAAGATTGCCAG GTGGAACATTGTAGGCATTCAAGGATCTCTCTTTAGTCTGTTTATCGAACCAGTTTACTTCTCAAGTATTATCTTGGGCAGCCTGTACCATGGTGACCACCTCTCGAGAGCAGTCTACCAGAGAATTGCAGATATAGAAGACCTTCCACCTCTGTATTCCCTTAATAAGCCTCTTCTAAGTG GAATAAGTAATGCAGAAGCACGCCAGCCTGGTAAGGCTCCAAGTTTCAGTGTCAATTGGACGATGGGAGACTTAGGCCTTGAAGTTATTAATGCCACTACTGGGAAAGATGAAATGGGTCGTGCCTCGCGTCTTTGCAAGCATGCATTGTACAGCAGATGGATGCGTATTTATGCAAAG CTTTCTTCCAGCCTAAGGTTCAAAATTGGGAAACCTAACTCATACCATGACACCAAGCAGTCAGCCACAGAATATCAAACAGCAAAGGAGTGCATCTTCAAAGCATTTCAGAAGGCAGGCCTTGGAGCATGGGTACAAAAGCCTATAGAACAGGACCAGTTTTCTCTCACTATTTAA